In a single window of the uncultured Pseudodesulfovibrio sp. genome:
- a CDS encoding alpha/beta hydrolase: MKFTALVTKTMKTALSVLTLVLAANLAYAEEDMTWDKTFKLSDKVIHEKVSYPNRYGITLSADMYMPKDMDKSKKYPALVVGTPYGGVKEQGAGIYAQTMAERGFVAIAFDESFNGESGGEPRHISSPEIFSEDFSAGVDFLGTRPFVDRERIGAIGICGSGGFSLKAAQVDQRIKAVATASMYDMSRVIRNGWEDSMTDEERTKTLTELGEQRWKDFENGTPMLPEGFPSEAVDSIPEGLDPISSEFWEYYAMPRGHHPRSHGPFTATSNMAFTNFPLLNYIDTISPRPILFIMGENAHSRYFTEDAYKAAKEPKELVIVPGARHIDLYDRTDMIPFDKLEDFFTKAL; this comes from the coding sequence ATGAAATTTACTGCCCTTGTGACCAAGACGATGAAAACCGCGCTGTCCGTGCTGACCCTGGTGCTGGCGGCCAACCTTGCATATGCGGAGGAAGATATGACCTGGGACAAGACATTCAAACTGAGCGACAAAGTCATTCATGAAAAGGTTTCGTACCCCAACCGGTACGGCATCACCCTGTCCGCGGACATGTACATGCCCAAGGATATGGACAAATCCAAGAAATACCCGGCGCTGGTCGTAGGCACCCCCTACGGCGGCGTCAAGGAACAGGGCGCGGGCATCTACGCCCAGACCATGGCCGAACGCGGCTTCGTGGCCATCGCCTTTGACGAATCCTTCAACGGCGAAAGCGGCGGCGAGCCCCGCCACATCTCGTCCCCCGAGATCTTCTCCGAAGACTTCAGCGCGGGCGTGGATTTCCTGGGCACCCGTCCCTTCGTGGACCGGGAACGAATCGGCGCCATCGGCATCTGCGGCAGCGGCGGGTTCTCCCTCAAGGCCGCGCAGGTCGACCAGCGCATCAAGGCCGTGGCCACCGCGTCCATGTACGACATGAGCCGCGTGATCCGTAACGGCTGGGAAGATTCCATGACCGACGAGGAACGCACCAAGACTCTCACCGAGCTCGGCGAACAGCGTTGGAAGGACTTCGAGAACGGCACCCCCATGCTGCCCGAAGGCTTCCCCTCCGAAGCCGTCGATTCCATTCCCGAGGGACTGGACCCGATCAGCAGCGAGTTCTGGGAATACTACGCCATGCCGCGCGGCCATCATCCGCGCTCTCACGGCCCGTTCACCGCGACCAGCAACATGGCCTTCACGAACTTCCCGCTGCTCAACTACATCGACACCATCTCGCCCCGTCCGATCCTGTTCATCATGGGTGAGAATGCGCACTCCCGGTACTTCACCGAGGATGCCTACAAGGCGGCCAAGGAACCCAAGGAGCTGGTCATTGTCCCCGGCGCACGGCACATCGACCTGTACGACCGCACGGACATGATCCCGTTCGACAAGCTCGAGGACTTCTTCACCAAGGCCCTGTAG
- a CDS encoding DapH/DapD/GlmU-related protein, whose amino-acid sequence MELKQLLELFDNGLPIEAGSDAHSLLVHYSNEAMRITAELNNSYQTPEQVRSLMTALTGREVDETFMLFPPFYSDFGKNIRIGKNVFINACCNFQDQGGITIKDGALIGHRVVMATVNHGFAPEKRQLNYPAPIVIGKNVWVGSSATILQGVTIGDDAIVAAGAVVTRDVAPGTIVGGVPARFIKTVDEAENEHQRHFE is encoded by the coding sequence ATGGAACTCAAACAACTTTTGGAACTCTTCGACAACGGCCTGCCCATCGAGGCCGGGTCGGACGCCCACTCACTGCTGGTGCATTACAGCAACGAAGCCATGCGCATCACGGCGGAGCTGAACAACAGCTACCAGACGCCCGAGCAGGTTCGCTCGCTCATGACCGCTCTTACCGGCCGCGAAGTGGATGAAACCTTCATGCTGTTTCCCCCGTTCTACAGCGACTTCGGCAAGAACATCCGCATCGGCAAGAACGTGTTCATCAACGCCTGCTGCAATTTCCAGGACCAGGGCGGCATCACCATCAAGGACGGCGCGCTCATCGGCCATCGCGTGGTCATGGCCACCGTGAACCACGGCTTCGCTCCGGAAAAACGGCAGCTCAACTACCCCGCGCCCATCGTCATCGGCAAAAACGTCTGGGTCGGCTCCAGCGCGACCATCCTCCAGGGGGTCACGATCGGGGACGACGCCATCGTGGCCGCCGGGGCCGTGGTCACCAGGGACGTGGCCCCGGGTACCATCGTGGGTGGTGTCCCGGCCCGGTTCATCAAGACCGTGGACGAGGCGGAAAACGAACATCAGCGACATTTCGAGTAA
- a CDS encoding Gfo/Idh/MocA family oxidoreductase, whose protein sequence is MSKIKVGFIGLNPDSHWASTAHIPALKSLADDFEVVGVANSTEESSKRTAEALNLKHAFASPMDLVASDEIDLVVVTVKVPYHFELVSAALNAGKNVHCEWPLGNGLEEARKLAALAEEKGVVATVGTQMRAAVEVKYLSKLIADGFVGEVLSSTLVADAGGWGPETVADLAYLNDKSTGATMLTIPFGHTLAGVRDVLGEFKDIAGRMIIVRDKVKVTDTGETLTSTSEDQIMVNGVFESGAAFSAHYRGGMSRGTNFLWEINGTEGDIQVKAGFGHGQMAQLSLFGVHGDETEMQPLTVPAELYEGRPEEVIPRNVGGIYALVAQDIKNNTRNAPSFADAVKLHELLDAIEQTSEKAAQR, encoded by the coding sequence ATGAGTAAGATCAAAGTTGGATTCATCGGCCTGAACCCCGACAGCCATTGGGCTTCCACCGCGCATATCCCCGCACTCAAGTCCCTAGCCGACGACTTCGAGGTCGTGGGCGTGGCCAACTCCACCGAGGAGAGCTCCAAGCGGACCGCCGAGGCGCTCAACCTGAAGCACGCCTTCGCCTCCCCCATGGACCTGGTCGCCTCGGACGAGATCGACCTGGTCGTGGTCACGGTCAAGGTGCCCTACCACTTCGAGCTGGTCTCCGCCGCGTTGAACGCGGGCAAGAACGTGCATTGCGAGTGGCCGCTGGGCAACGGTCTGGAAGAGGCCCGCAAGCTGGCCGCCCTGGCCGAGGAGAAAGGCGTGGTCGCCACCGTGGGCACGCAGATGCGCGCCGCCGTGGAGGTCAAATACCTGAGCAAGCTGATCGCCGACGGCTTTGTGGGCGAGGTGCTCTCCTCGACCCTCGTGGCCGACGCGGGCGGCTGGGGGCCGGAAACGGTCGCCGATCTGGCCTACCTCAACGACAAGAGCACGGGCGCGACCATGCTGACCATCCCGTTCGGGCACACCCTGGCGGGCGTGCGCGACGTGCTCGGCGAGTTCAAGGACATCGCCGGTCGCATGATCATCGTGCGCGACAAGGTCAAGGTGACCGACACCGGCGAGACCCTGACCTCCACCTCCGAGGACCAGATCATGGTCAACGGTGTGTTCGAGAGCGGCGCGGCCTTCTCCGCCCATTATCGCGGCGGCATGTCCCGGGGGACCAACTTCCTCTGGGAGATCAACGGCACCGAGGGCGACATCCAGGTCAAGGCCGGTTTCGGCCACGGCCAGATGGCCCAGCTCTCCCTGTTCGGCGTACACGGCGACGAGACCGAGATGCAGCCCCTGACCGTTCCGGCCGAGCTGTACGAAGGCCGTCCCGAAGAGGTCATCCCGCGCAACGTCGGCGGCATCTACGCCCTGGTAGCCCAGGACATCAAGAACAACACCCGCAACGCGCCCAGCTTTGCGGACGCCGTCAAGCTGCATGAGCTGCTCGACGCCATCGAGCAGACCTCGGAAAAGGCTGCCCAACGGTAA
- a CDS encoding cyclophilin-like fold protein, whose protein sequence is MSEKTTDIQLVVGETVIPAVLNDSKPAQALLAKLPYTVRLQRYEHDFCGVMSDSLPYDKTSLRSGWKNGDIAYAVDGNYFAILYKDEEISQQFDGMVTMGALDCPPSVMETLDGSISVKIELKK, encoded by the coding sequence ATGTCAGAGAAAACGACCGATATTCAACTTGTCGTCGGCGAGACCGTGATCCCCGCGGTGCTCAACGACAGCAAACCGGCACAGGCGCTGCTGGCCAAACTGCCCTACACCGTGCGGCTGCAGCGCTACGAACACGATTTTTGCGGAGTCATGAGCGACTCGCTGCCCTATGACAAGACCAGCCTGCGTAGCGGCTGGAAGAACGGCGACATCGCCTATGCCGTGGACGGGAACTACTTCGCCATCCTTTACAAGGACGAAGAGATCTCCCAGCAGTTCGACGGCATGGTCACCATGGGTGCCCTGGACTGCCCGCCGTCTGTCATGGAGACCCTGGACGGAAGCATCTCCGTCAAAATCGAACTGAAGAAATAA
- a CDS encoding cupin domain-containing protein produces the protein MSDTFKGDGIFPKGALNEAYAAYFTGTSYLEMLSTEGVYIGNVTFEPGCRNFWHIHHKGGQILLVTAGRGWYQEAGKPARELHPGDVVNIAPETKHWHGAAKDSWFAHVAVEVPAEGKSNEWLEPVSDEEYDALD, from the coding sequence ATGAGCGATACCTTCAAGGGAGACGGCATCTTCCCCAAAGGGGCCCTGAACGAGGCCTATGCCGCATATTTCACCGGCACCAGCTATCTTGAAATGCTTTCCACCGAAGGCGTGTACATCGGCAACGTCACCTTCGAGCCCGGCTGTCGCAACTTCTGGCACATCCACCACAAGGGCGGACAGATCCTGCTCGTGACCGCCGGACGCGGCTGGTACCAGGAAGCAGGCAAGCCCGCTCGTGAACTGCACCCCGGCGACGTGGTCAACATCGCCCCCGAGACCAAGCACTGGCACGGCGCGGCCAAGGATTCCTGGTTCGCCCACGTGGCCGTCGAGGTCCCGGCCGAAGGCAAGTCCAACGAATGGCTGGAGCCGGTATCCGACGAAGAGTACGACGCCCTGGATTAA
- a CDS encoding cupin domain-containing protein, protein MKKLILIMAVLAFAAVAYAEQGQVAYLQGTQKSFKGPAEYFTGDVTVDMLFPPNETAQYSGAYVTFQPGARTNWHLHPAGQHMIVTDGVALTGTRDGKVIEFHEGETVWCPVGVDHWHGATPDAPMTHLVISGVKDGKAVVWKEKVTDEQYMKR, encoded by the coding sequence ATGAAAAAACTGATTCTGATCATGGCCGTGCTGGCCTTCGCCGCCGTGGCGTACGCCGAGCAGGGCCAGGTGGCCTATCTGCAGGGAACGCAAAAGTCCTTCAAGGGTCCCGCCGAGTACTTCACCGGCGACGTGACCGTGGACATGCTGTTCCCGCCCAACGAAACGGCCCAATACTCGGGCGCGTACGTTACCTTCCAGCCCGGCGCCAGGACCAACTGGCACCTGCACCCGGCCGGACAGCACATGATCGTGACCGACGGCGTGGCCCTTACCGGCACGCGCGACGGCAAGGTCATCGAGTTCCATGAAGGGGAGACCGTGTGGTGCCCGGTGGGCGTTGACCACTGGCACGGCGCGACCCCGGACGCTCCCATGACACACCTCGTGATCTCCGGAGTGAAGGACGGCAAAGCCGTCGTCTGGAAGGAAAAGGTCACCGACGAACAATACATGAAGCGATAG
- a CDS encoding carboxymuconolactone decarboxylase family protein, with product MRNWKHFPFLIALTLVLAFAATTEASDMNKETTLDARQQAIVTIAAFTTTGDVERLKPALNEGLDAGMTVNEVKEVLVQMYAYAGFPRSLGGIWTFMGVMDERKAKGIDDEVGKDASPLPANFNRDAYGARVRADLSGLKEVPPEDAPYQKFAPIIDTYLKEHLFADIFARDVLTHQERELATIACLASLGRAEGPLNFHMGAAMNTGLSEGQMHDFVKVLDAKVGKDEAQSADKVLAKVLEARK from the coding sequence ATGCGAAACTGGAAACACTTCCCGTTCCTGATAGCCCTGACCCTGGTCCTCGCTTTCGCCGCAACAACGGAGGCAAGCGATATGAACAAGGAAACAACCCTCGACGCACGGCAGCAGGCCATCGTGACCATCGCCGCCTTTACCACCACCGGCGACGTGGAACGGCTCAAACCGGCCCTGAACGAAGGGCTGGATGCCGGAATGACCGTCAACGAGGTCAAGGAAGTCCTCGTCCAGATGTATGCCTACGCGGGCTTTCCCCGCAGCCTAGGCGGCATCTGGACCTTCATGGGCGTGATGGACGAACGCAAGGCCAAGGGCATTGACGACGAAGTGGGCAAGGACGCCTCTCCGCTTCCGGCCAACTTCAACCGTGACGCCTACGGCGCCCGCGTGCGCGCCGACCTGTCCGGCCTGAAGGAAGTGCCGCCCGAAGACGCTCCGTACCAGAAATTTGCGCCGATCATCGACACGTACCTCAAGGAACACCTGTTCGCGGACATCTTCGCCCGCGACGTGCTGACCCATCAGGAACGCGAGCTGGCGACCATCGCCTGCCTGGCCAGCCTGGGCCGTGCCGAAGGACCGCTCAACTTCCATATGGGCGCGGCCATGAACACCGGCCTGTCCGAAGGCCAGATGCACGACTTCGTCAAGGTCCTCGACGCCAAGGTGGGCAAGGACGAGGCGCAAAGCGCGGACAAGGTACTCGCCAAGGTGCTCGAAGCCCGCAAGTAA
- a CDS encoding flavodoxin family protein, producing the protein MNKKILIISASPRKNANSDILCEEFMRGAREAGHQAEKIRLAEHHINYCTGCCACINHPGACVQKDDMNVILEQILEADVLVLASPVYFRSFNGQMKTFMDRVCPIYPLIHDKDVYFIASAAGGSFPVESTFKSYRVFTDCLDVTEKGTVAVTGLWEAGGAKGSSACKKAYELGLNA; encoded by the coding sequence ATGAACAAGAAAATACTGATTATTTCGGCCAGCCCCAGGAAAAACGCCAACTCCGACATCCTGTGCGAGGAATTTATGCGTGGGGCGCGAGAGGCAGGCCATCAGGCGGAAAAGATTCGTCTGGCAGAGCATCACATCAATTACTGCACCGGGTGCTGCGCATGCATCAACCACCCCGGGGCGTGCGTCCAGAAGGACGACATGAACGTGATCCTGGAGCAAATCCTTGAGGCCGACGTACTGGTTCTGGCCAGCCCGGTCTATTTCCGTTCCTTCAACGGCCAGATGAAGACGTTCATGGACAGGGTCTGTCCCATCTATCCCCTGATTCACGACAAGGACGTCTATTTCATCGCGTCCGCAGCTGGCGGCAGCTTCCCGGTGGAAAGCACCTTCAAGAGCTACCGCGTCTTCACCGACTGTCTGGACGTCACCGAAAAGGGAACCGTGGCCGTGACGGGCCTGTGGGAAGCGGGCGGCGCCAAGGGCTCCTCCGCATGCAAAAAGGCCTACGAACTGGGCCTGAACGCGTAA
- a CDS encoding flavodoxin family protein, whose product MCDDRDTEVISPERRELLKAGIAMAAAPVVAVVAAAGPAQAQTGPDKTIKNVLIISASPRDEGNSDILCDEFLRGAVEAGHRAEKIRLSDQNINFCTGCCACISDPGSCVQDDDMAPILKKALDADVLVLASPVYFLTFNARMKNFIDRFCPIYTMVRDLDVYFIASAAGGKRSIDSIVDGYRVFTGCLYGARERGVIACTGVWDEGGVKGSRALREAFDAGRNV is encoded by the coding sequence ATGTGCGACGACAGGGACACTGAAGTGATTTCACCAGAGCGGCGCGAGCTGCTCAAGGCGGGCATAGCCATGGCCGCCGCCCCTGTCGTGGCCGTGGTGGCCGCCGCCGGACCGGCACAGGCGCAGACCGGCCCGGATAAAACGATCAAGAACGTATTGATCATCTCGGCCAGCCCCCGGGACGAAGGCAACTCCGACATCCTGTGCGACGAGTTCCTGCGCGGAGCCGTCGAGGCCGGGCACCGGGCCGAGAAGATCCGCCTGTCCGACCAGAACATCAACTTCTGTACGGGATGTTGCGCCTGCATCTCCGATCCGGGTTCCTGCGTGCAGGACGACGACATGGCTCCCATCCTGAAGAAGGCGCTGGATGCGGACGTACTGGTTCTGGCCAGCCCGGTCTATTTTTTGACCTTCAACGCCCGGATGAAAAATTTCATCGACCGGTTCTGCCCCATCTACACCATGGTCCGCGATCTGGACGTCTATTTCATTGCTTCGGCAGCGGGCGGCAAACGGTCCATAGACAGCATCGTGGACGGATACAGGGTCTTCACCGGCTGCCTGTACGGCGCGAGGGAACGGGGCGTGATCGCCTGCACCGGCGTCTGGGACGAGGGCGGCGTCAAGGGATCCCGCGCCCTGCGTGAAGCCTTTGATGCGGGCCGCAACGTCTAG
- a CDS encoding tautomerase family protein, whose amino-acid sequence MKDNGFSRREFMVKGAVGLGLAVTVELSGLGGVLNTHAVKALAAEAAKEKAMPHVSVKLWPGRSEEDKKRLAEAIADDVVRFTGASPASVSVSIEDIPSNEWKERVYDPEIRDKADILYKKPGYSM is encoded by the coding sequence ATGAAAGACAACGGATTTTCAAGGCGGGAGTTCATGGTCAAGGGAGCCGTCGGTCTCGGCCTGGCCGTCACAGTGGAACTGAGTGGGCTGGGCGGCGTCCTGAATACGCATGCCGTCAAGGCCCTGGCCGCCGAAGCGGCAAAGGAGAAGGCAATGCCCCATGTCAGCGTCAAACTCTGGCCCGGCCGATCGGAAGAGGACAAGAAACGACTCGCCGAGGCCATCGCGGACGACGTGGTCCGGTTCACCGGAGCCAGCCCGGCCTCGGTCTCGGTCTCCATTGAGGACATCCCGTCCAACGAGTGGAAGGAACGCGTCTACGACCCGGAAATCCGGGACAAGGCCGACATTTTGTACAAGAAACCCGGCTACTCGATGTAG
- a CDS encoding cyclophilin-like fold protein: protein MDIVVGRMLLIALIALAAACVPSTALAAGNNGAEKNPLSLSDKRVEISSQGKTATFQLYDTDAAREFYDQLPQTLDLSNFRDAQWMFYPPKRLNVKPEEAYHDGKKGELSYYEPWGDAFMLYEDFYAGDEMHRLGVGLSGVDGIREMSGTAVIRKMNSIEQKEEKTMQITVKANGKTIVFELNDSQAAKDLYAQLPLDIEVENYSSNEKIYYPPKKLGTANTPLVKGAKAGTLAYYAPWGDVVMFYGTFGSASGLYELGKAVQGGNDIPSLSGTLRIEAK from the coding sequence ATGGATATCGTTGTCGGCCGTATGCTGCTGATCGCTCTCATCGCCCTGGCGGCGGCCTGTGTTCCGTCTACGGCCCTGGCCGCCGGAAACAACGGCGCGGAAAAGAACCCCCTTTCCCTGTCCGACAAGCGGGTGGAAATCTCCTCGCAGGGCAAAACCGCGACCTTTCAACTCTACGATACGGACGCCGCCCGCGAGTTCTACGATCAACTGCCCCAGACGCTGGACCTGTCCAACTTCCGCGACGCGCAGTGGATGTTCTACCCGCCCAAAAGGCTGAACGTGAAGCCCGAAGAAGCCTACCATGACGGGAAAAAAGGCGAGTTGAGCTACTACGAACCCTGGGGCGACGCGTTCATGCTCTACGAGGATTTTTACGCCGGTGATGAAATGCATCGCCTGGGCGTCGGGCTCAGCGGCGTTGACGGCATTCGTGAGATGTCCGGGACCGCCGTGATCCGCAAGATGAACTCCATCGAACAAAAGGAAGAAAAGACCATGCAGATAACCGTCAAAGCCAACGGCAAGACCATTGTTTTCGAACTCAATGACAGCCAGGCGGCCAAGGACCTTTACGCCCAGCTGCCGCTGGACATCGAAGTGGAGAACTACAGCAGCAACGAGAAGATCTACTACCCGCCCAAAAAGCTGGGCACGGCCAATACCCCGCTGGTCAAGGGAGCCAAGGCCGGCACCCTGGCCTACTACGCACCCTGGGGCGACGTGGTCATGTTCTACGGCACCTTCGGGTCCGCCTCGGGGCTGTACGAGCTCGGCAAAGCCGTACAAGGAGGCAATGACATCCCCTCCCTGAGCGGCACCCTGCGCATCGAGGCCAAGTAG